The window ATCAGGAAAATTCTGAATTCTGAGGAAAATATGCTGAGTTATGCCGCATTTTTTAATCAAGATGGAAATTACTTGTTAGAATCCCATGTAAAAAGTGCTCAGTCGATGATGCCAAAAGACCAAGGCACTTTTGAAAAGGCTGTTATTAAGTTAGATGAAAAAATCAACATAGTAAACATGGTTTTTTCGGGTAGTTTGTTTAGACTTTTTCCGCAACCAAACGATAGCACCAATACTTGGCTTTCGGCGGCAGAAATCATGCATAATCATCAAACTACTGCCAATCAGACTGAAGCACAAGGACTTTTTTTAAATTATATCAATGCTTTAAGCGAATCGGCTAATAGTGGAAACTTTGCCAAAGCCGATAAAGCTTTGGAAGAAATATCAATCTACCAAAAAAAATATGGAAGTGCCATTATGCCTTCCGAAACAAAACTGAACGCAGAATTAACACTCAATAAATTAGATGTTTTTAATAGACTCCGCAATGTATATGGAATTCTGAGCTTGGTTCTTACAATTGGCTTTTTATACGTAACTGTTAAAAAAAATAATCTTACAGCCAAACTTACAAAATATGCCTATTTCACCTTATTGGCTGGTTTTGTTTTTCACACAATTGGCCTGGGTTTAAGATGGTATATTTCAGGTAGAGCACCTTGGAGTAATGGCTATGAATCAATGATTTACATTGGCTGGACAACCATGTTGGCGGGTCTTCTTATTTCTCGAAAATCGCTCGGAGGTTTAGCAGCCACTGCTACCCTTGCTGCAACAGTTTTACTGGTAGCGAGTATGAGTTGGCTCGACCCCGAAATCACGCCTTTAGTTCCTGTACTAAAATCTTATTGGTTAACCATTCACGTTTCACTCGAAGCGGGAAGTTATGGCTTTTTGATGCTTGGTGCAGTAATTGGAATGCTCAATTTAATATTAATGATTTTATTGAATGAAAAGAATAAGACCAATACCATCAGAGCCATTAAAGAACTGACAATCGTAAGTGAAATTATCCTAACGGCTGGTTTAGTAATGATAAGTGTTGGAACCTATTTAGGTGGTGTCTGGGCCAACGAATCTTGGGGTAGATACTGGGGCTGGGATGCCAAAGAAACTTGGGCATTGGTAACAATTTTAGTTTATGGGTTTATTCTTCACATGAGATTTATCCCAAAATTACAAAGTGTTTATGCGTATAATTTCGCCTCATTATTTGGTTTTGCCACCGTGATAATGACCTATTTGGGTGTAAACTATTATTTATCAGGATTACATTCTTATGCTGCTGGAGACCCCGTTCCTATTCCAGCCGAAGTATATTATACAACCATTACACTGACGGCATTGAGTATTTGGGCGTATATCAGCTATAAAAAGAAAATGGCCCGTAGCTAAAAAAGCTTTTAATAAATGAGTAAAACAGCACATAGAATATACTTAGGCTCCATGGCTTTGATTGTAGTGTTTGTTACAATCTATTTGGCTGTATTTGGGAAATCATATTACAATACAACCATCGAAGAACGATTTTATCATGCCGACCACAAACTCCTAAAACCAAGTGGAACAATGGGTCATGGTTTGGGCATTTCAGGAACAGTTTTGATGATAATTGGAGTTTTTGGATACCAAGCTCGTAAATATTTAAAGTCTTTGTCGAAAGTTTGGGTACTTAAACACTGGCTAGAATTCCATATTTTTCTGTGTACACTCGGGCCAATTATGGTTCTATTTCATACTTCTTTTAAGTTTGGAGGCTTAGTTTCTATCAGTTTTTGGAGTATGGTTGCGGTGGTTGCCAGTGGTGTAGTAGGGCGTTTTATTTATTTGCAGATTCCGAGAACAATTCAAGGCCAAGAGCTGAGTTTGCACGAAATTAAAGATATGCGGAGTGAAATGACCGATAAAATAAAAAATGAAATCGGAACAGAGCGTTTATCAGAAATCATACGTTTGACAGCAATTGCGGCCTTGAAAGGCAATATTTTAAGCCAATATTTTATTGATTGGCAGCTCAAGAAAACCATAAAAAAACACCTTAAAAGCTCGCAACTAGAGCCGAGCAAAATAAAAAGTGTGTTATTGCTGGTCGATGATGAGTTAAATATAAGTAGAAAAATTGAACGCTTGGTTTTCATGCAGCGAATGTTTCGCTATTGGCACGTAATACATTTACCTTTTGCCATAATCATGCTTGTTATAATGCTTATTCATGTAGTTGTTACGTTAGCTTTTGGTTATAGATGGGTATTTTAAGAATATGAATTTAGAAGAAATACTAATTTACGGCGTTGGTTTTTTGCTATGTGGAATAGTGATGCTTGTGTATTTGAAGATAGTATCGAAGAAATCAAAAAGCGTTCAAAACAAAATTGAGAAGGCTAAAGAAGAAGGTATTTACGAACCCGTTTCATTATTTCCATTTATCGACCCTAATGCTTGTATCGGGAGTGGTGCTTGTGTGGCAGCATGCCCCGAAAAAGATATTATCGGAATTGTGGATGACCGTGCTGAGTTAGTAAATGCCTCAAATTGCGTGGGTCACGGAGCATGTTTTCATGCTTGCCCCGTTGAAGCGATTTCTTTAAAAATTGGAACCGAAAAACGTGGAGTAGATTTGCCACATGTGAATCAAAACTTTGAAACCAATGTAAAAGGAATTTTTATTGCAGGCGAACTTGGTGGAATGGGTTTGATAAAAAATAGTGTCGAGCAAGGCAAACAAGCCGTTGATAATATTTATGCCAGCATGGATAAAAACCATCAAGCAACCTACGATTTAGTAATCATAGGAGCAGGACCAGCGGGTATTTCAGCGTCATTGCAAGCTAAGAAATTAGGTTTAAAGTTCTTAATTGTTGACCAAGATTCACTCGGTGGAACGGTTTTCAACTTTCCGAGAGCCAAAGTTGTCATGACGTCGCCAATGGATTTACCTCTTCATGGAAAAGTTAAATTATTTGAAACGAGTAAAACAGAGTTACTGGAGCTCTGGCAATCGGTTACGAGTAAAAATGATATATCAATCGTAGAAAATTGCAAAATAAAAGAGATAGTTAAAGATGATAAAAACTATGTAGTAGTATCAGAAACAGGCACCGAGTTTATCACAAACAGAGTCTTGTTAGCTATTGGACGAAGGGGTAGCCCGAGAAAATTGAATGTAGTGGGCGAAGAATTGGAAAAAGTAGCCTATCGTTTATTAGAGCCCGAATTAATTCAAAACAAACACATATTAGTAGTTGGAGGTGGCGATTCGGCCATCGAAAATGCACTTTTATTGGCTCCTGAAAATCAAGTGACACTCTCGTATAGAAGTGAGAATTTTAACAGGCTTAAACCCAAAAATTTAGAACGAATTAAAGAAGCTATTGAGCAAAAGTCTTTGAGAATGGAATTTAGCACACAGGTTCAACAAATAACACCCAATGCGGTGATACTCAAAAAGCAAGATGAGCTATTAAAGATTCCTAATGACTTAGTTTACATTTTCGCTGGTGGAGAGTTACCAACCGAATTTTTGAAAAAATCAGGTATCGAAATAACAAAAAGGTTTGGGTATATCGTAAAATCTCATAAATGATTCAAATAGAAACACATACGCCAATGATGCTCTCAAAAGCAAACTTTTCGAACCTTAACAATTCGGACTGGTTGACTTTGATACGTGTTCCTCTAATTTGTCTATTCTTTACAATTATAAATATTTCTTACGCCCAACTTTCACCCGGAAAACTATCTAAGGCTCATGCAAAGTTAGAAGGCATTTCAAATTGTACACAATGCCATTCAATTGGTGATAAAGTATCTAATCAGAAGTGTTTGGCTTGCCATAAGGAGTTGAATGTAAGAGTTGCAGCCAATAAGGGGTTCCACGTCTCGGCTGCTATCAAAGGGAAAGAATGTATAGTCTGCCACAGCGAACATCATGAGCTCAATTTTGACATGATTAGGTTCGATAAAAAGACTTTTAATCATAAACAAACTGGTTTTGAATTAAAAGGGGCTCACAAAACAAAAATTGTCAACTGTAATGAGTGCCATAAATCCGAAAATATAGTTGTAGCTTCTCTCAAATCTAAGCCTAAAACATTCTTGGGTTTAGATACAAAGTGTCTTTCATGCCATGAGGATTACCACAAAAAAACGCTCTCTTCTGACTGTGCCTCCTGTCATAATCAGAACGAATTTAAACCTGCAACACTTTTTAATCATAACAATGCCGACTTTACATTAAAAGGAGCCCATAAAACGGTTGACTGTGCTTCTTGTCATAAAACAGAAGTACGGAATGGAGATAAATTTACCAAATACTCAAATATTCCATTCAATAATTGTAGTAGTTGTCATAAAGATACCCATAAAGGAAAATTTGGCGGAAATTGCGAAGCATGTCATACTGAAGATTCTTTTACAAAAATTTCTCCCACCAAAGCCTTTAATCACACCCTTACTGGATATCATTTAGAAGGCAAACACCGAGAGATTAATTGTAAGAAATGTCATGAAAAAACAGTTGGTGGCGAAGGTGGTTTTCAAGAGTTTTCGGCCGTAAAAAATATTACATGTATTACGTGCCATAAGGATATACACGAAGGCAAACTTGGTCAAGATTGTAAGTCTTGTCATAATGAGCAATCCTTTTTACTTAAGAATAAATCTTTTGTTGGAAAATTCGACCACGATAAAACTGATTACCCCCTAGAAGGAAAACATGAAGTTGTAGATTGTAAAACCTGCCACAAAGCAGATTTCACCGACCCACTGCCTCATAATACCTGCATGAATTGCCACAACGATAAGCATAACGGCGATTTTGCAACTAAAAAAGATAAATACCCAGATTGTGCCACTTGCCACCGTGTGGAAGGATTTAGTCCATCAAATTTTACAATTGAGCAACACAATAAAAGTAAGTTTAAGTTGGTTGGAGCCCACTTGGCACAGCCTTGTTTTGCTTGTCATTTATCTGATAAAAAATGGACGTTTAACAACCTACCAACCGCTTGCGTTGAATGTCATCAAGATATACATGCTGGTAAACTTGAAGCTAAATTTTATGGGAAAGAATCTTGTAGCAGTTGCCATAATACGAATAATTGGCAAGAAGTAAAATTCGACCATAAACAAACAGCTTTTGCTCTAATAGGCAGCCATACGAAAGTAGCTTGTGGGGAGTGTCATACTCATAAAGATACAACACCACCAACTCAGATTTTTAAGGGAGTCTCTACGCAATGCAGTGCTTGCCATCAGGATGTTCATGGGGGGCAATTCAAAAAGAATAATCAAACAGATTGTGCAAGATGCCACACACCAAATTCATGGAAAGCTGAGAATTTTAACCATAATAAAACAAATTTTAAGTTAGATGGAAAACACCAAACGGTTTCTTGCGAAGAATGCCACAAAGAAACATTGAAAGATAATAAAGAAATTAGGTCATATAAGATTGCCAAATACCGATGTGTAGACTGTCATTTATAATACTACTCTTCCTGACGCAGACCTTAACAGCATTTGCTCAGTCACCCCATGGGAAAAATTTCACCATGGATTGTGCTAAATGCCATAACGCTAGTGGTTGGACTTTTAATGCAAAAAAAACTAAGTTCAATCATGATACTACAGGGTTTGCTTTGAGCGGTCAGCATCGAAATATTAATTGTAAAACCTGTCATACAACGCTAAATTTTAAGAAAGGGTCTCCAAATTGTGCATCTTGTCATACTGATTTACACAATAATACAGTTGGAAAAGACTGTGCTAGATGTCATAGCACGCAAAACTGGATTGTTTCAAATATTACTAAACTACACGAAGAAACCTCTTTTCCATTGACTGGAGTACATGCCACTATTGATTGTAAGAAATGTCATCAATCGGAAACAAACGTAAGGTTTAATCCGATTGGTCTTGAGTGCAAAGACTGTCATACAAAAGATTTTAAAGCAGCAGTAAATCCTAATCACCAAAAACTCAATTTATCGACTGATTGTGCCTCATGTCATACGGCGACTCCTAACTGGAAACCAGCAAAATTCCTTGAACACGATAAATTTTATCCACTTACTGGAGCCCACGCTACCATTGCCAAAGACTGTGAAAAATGCCATATTAACGGAAACTTTAATAATACACCAACAGAATGTGTAGGTTGTCATAAAACAGATTTTAATCAAACAGCTAATCCAAACCACCCAAAGCTAAATCTATCTACTGACTGTGCTTCTTGCCACACCACTAAACCCAGTTGGAATCCTGCCTCATTTCCTGTACATGATAATTTTTACCCACTTACCGGTGCTCATAAAAGCATTGCTAACAACTGTGTAGAATGCCATAAAGGCAATTACAAGAATACGTCAAACGACTGTAATTCTTGTCATAATACTGCGTTTAATAAAACAACGAATCCTAACCACAAGGCAATTGGTATTTCGCCCGATTGTGCTTCCTGCCATAGTACTAACCCAGGGTGGAGTCCAGCAAGATTCGACTCACATAATAACTTTTATCCGCTTACAGGGGGGCATACTACAATACGATGTAATGATTGCCACAAGGGCAGTTATAAAAATACTCCGACTGATTGTAATGCTTGTCATAATACAAATTATCAGAAAACCGTCAATCCAAGCCACCAAGCATTTGGCTTTTCAACCGAATGTTCATCTTGCCACACCACCAATCCAAGTTGGAGGCCTGCGAGGTTCGATGCTCATAACAACTTCTTCCCACTTACTGGAGCACATGCCTCAGTGAGTTGTCAAGAATGTCATAAAGGGGGTAATTATAAGAATACCCCAAAAGACTGCAATTCTTGTCATAATGCTGCTTACAAAACAGCAAAAAGCCCTGAACACGCTGCAATGGGCCTTTCAACTGATTGTGCTTCTTGCCATACTACCAATCCAGGGTGGAAACCAAGTACTTTTAATCATAATGTCTTTTATCCATTGACGGGTGGACATGCGGTGGTAGCGTCAAATTGTGCTTCTTGCCATAAAGGAGATGTAAAAAATACGCCGAAAGATTGTAATGCTTGTCATAATGATAATTTCAAGCGAAGTGTAAATCCAAACCATAATACCCTCAACCTATCAACTGATTGTGCTTCATGTCATACCACAAATCCGAGTTGGAGGCCTACCTCATTTAATCATAATAACTTCTTTCCATTAACGGGAGGACATGCAGTCATAGCGTCAAATTGTGCTTCTTGCCATAAAGGAGATGTGAAAAGTACTCCGAAAGATTGTGCTTCTTGCCACACCAACGCCTTCAATGCTGCAACGAATCCCAATCATGCAGCAGCCGGTTTTTCAAAAGATTGTGCTTCTTGCCATACCACCAATCCAGGTTGGAGGCCGTCAACCTTTAATCATAACAATTATTACCCTTTAACAGGGGCACACGCTAACATAGCAAACAATTGTACGGCATGTCATGCTGGAGGAAGATTTAAAGGTACTCCGACCGACTGTAACTCATGTCATAGTAATGCTTACAACGGAGCAGCTAATCCGAATCATGCTGTTTCTGGGTTCTCTAGAGATTGTGCCTCTTGCCATACAACTAATCCGGGTTGGAGGCCAGCAAATTTCAACCATAATAACTTCTTCCCACTTACAGGAGCTCATACTAGTACAACTTGTACGGCTTGTCATATTGGAGGAAGATTTAAGGGTACTCCGACCGACTGTAACTCATGTCATAGTAATGCTTACAACGGAGCAGCTAATCCGAATCATACTGTTTCTGGGTTCTCTAGAGATTGTGCCTCTTGCCATACAACTAATCCGGGTTGGAGGCCAGCAAATTTCAACCATAATAACTTCTTCCCACTTACAGGAGCTCATACCAGTACAACTTGTACGGCATGTCATGTTGGAGGAAGATTTAAAGGTACTCCGACCGACTGTAACTCATGTCATAGTAATGCTTACAACGGAGCAGCAAATCCGAATCACACAAATATTAATTTGTCGAGAGACTGTGCCTCATGTCATACAACAAACCCAAGTTGGAGACCTTCGACTTTCAATCATAATAATCATTTTCCCTTAGTGGGAGCTCACGCTAGAATTGCCTCAAACTGTACTCAATGTCATGCAGGAGGTAATTTCAGTCGTAGTAGTTGTGTGGATTGCCATTCAGGCGATTATAATAGAGCCAGTCCAAATCACGCAGCTTCTGGCTTCCCTACTAATTGTACACAATGCCATAGCCAAAATGCTTGGAAACCAGCTAATTGGAACCACGATGCAATGTTCCCAATTTATAGTGGGAAGCATCGCGGAAAGTGGAATAGTTGTACGGATTGTCATACAAACTCAGCCAATTACGCCGTATTCTCTTGCTTTAAATGTCATAGTAAAACAGAGACCGATAAAGAGCACAAAGGTAAGAGTGGCTATATTTATGAAAGTAATGCCTGTTATTCTTGCCATCCAAGAGGTGATAGTTAAACAATAAACTGAGAAAAAAATGAGAAAAATATTAGGCATATTGTTTTTTATAAGCACCACCTTCTCCTCCTTTGCCCAAGTCAATAATTTGGTTGAAGGAGTGGTAACTTTTGTAAATCCAGCACACATATACGTACGTTTTGAACAAACCAAAGATTTATCTGTCAATGATACTTTAATTGTTTTTATAAATAATAGATGGGAAAAAATACTCTTAATAGAGGCTGTTTCTTCAAAATCATGTGTAACTAAACCTCTAACCAACCAAACTATTCAAGTTGGCTTCAAAGTTGGATATTACCGAAAGAACTTTGAGAAAGTAGAGCCGAGAGAGTCCGTTACTAAAATAAAACATGATAGCATCAACCCAAAAAAAACAGAGATTATTGCGGTAAATGAAGAGCCTAATCCACGAAAACAGACCATTAACGGCAGGCTGATGGTTTCGGCTAACGGAAGTATGGAAGCACAAGAGAAAAATTATAGTCGCTTGCGAACCTCCTTAGTTCTTGATGTAAATAATATCAATGGAAGTAAGTTTTCTATTCAAAATTATATCAATTACCAACATCGTTTGGCAAATACTTCTCTTACGCAAACATCATTCCGAGATGATTTTAAAGTTTATACGCTTGCCATCAATTACGAGGCGAATCCCAAAACAAATATTTCTCTGGGCAGAAAAATAAACGATAGAATGGCAAATATGGGAGCAATTGATGGCTTACAAGTACAACATCAATACAAAAAAATTATCTTTGGAGGTTTCACGGGTTTTAACCCTGATTATAATGACTACAGTTTTAATTCTTCCCTCTTTCAATTAGGGGGTTTTATTGCTCACGAGATTGAAAAACCAAATGGCTTAGTTCAAACAAGTTTAGCTTTTGCCGAACAGAAAAATAATTTCAAAACCGACCGCCGTTTTTTATATTTCCAACATTCTAATGCTTTAATTAAGAATATGTATCTTTTTTATTCATTAGAATTAGACCTTTTTCAAAATATAAATGGTGTAAAATCAAATGATGTTAACTTAACAAGCACCTATATTTCCCTGCGTTATCGCCCGTTTAAAAAGCTAAATATTTCAACCTCATACGACAACCGCAGAAATGTAATTTACTATGAATCTTATCGAACTTTTATTGACCAATTAATTAACCAAGAAACTCGACAAGGATTTAGAGTTCAAGTAAATCATAGTATTTCAAAATATTTGAGTTTAAATGTAGCAGGCTTTTACCGCTACCAATCGAGCAAACCAGAACCTACCAAAAATTATGTCGTAAATCTAAATTTATCACAAGTTTTAGGTAATGGCTCTTTTTTAAACCTAAATATCAATACGATGAATACCTATTATTTTGATGGAAAAATCATTGGTGGAAGGCTAAGTAAAGACCTTTTCAAAAGTAAATTATCAGCGGAATTAAGCTTCAGAAGAGTTGACTACAATTTTTTCAATACCGAGCAGCAGGCAATGGAGCAAAATATCATTGGCATTTCGACTAGCATTTACACAGCAAAGCGTACATCAATCATGCTCAATTATGAAGGAACTTTCGAGTCAACAAAATCATATAACCGTTACTTCATCACTATTTCACAAAGATTTAAAAGTAAAAACAAATAAACATATTCTAAAGAAATGAAAACTTTTAACCTTTCCCTTGTTTTAATCACACTATGGATGGGAGCTTGCAAGTCAAAACCTAAAGTTATTGTAGAAGACACGGCAAAACCGGCAGTATCTTCGGGGGTAGAAACCGATAAAAGTGTACCAACAAATATCGCTACATCGCCTACCGATATGCACCAAGTAGAAGCCTTAGAAGTTCTACAAGCTAACCGATATACCTATCTGAAAGTAAAAGAAAAAACTGATACATTTTGGATTGCCGCTTCAAAATTCGACCCTAAAATAGGGAACACTTATTTTTATAGAGGCGGCCTCTTAAAAACCAATTTTGAAAGTCAAGAACACAAAAGAGTTTTTGATAAAATCTTTTTAGTAACAAGTATTATTGATGCTTCGGCTCATCCTGGTGGAAACATTGAAAGTGCCAATGAAATGCCCGAAACTTCGCCTAATACGCATGTTCACAATCATGAACTAAAAGATGTAAAAGGTGCTATTAAACTCAATGAATTAATAGCAAATAAGGATAAATATAAGAATAAGTTGGTTATTGTTACTGGGAAATGTGTCAAGTCTAATGATGGAATAATGGGCAAAAACTGGGTTCATATTCAAGATGGAACTAAGCAGAACGGCAAACCATGCGATATTACAATTACAACTCAGGAATTTGTCTCAGTTGGAGATAATGTTGTTTTTGAAGGAAAGATTATTTTAAATAAAGATTTTGGAGCAGGATATAAGTATGATATTTTGATTGAAGAAGGAAAACTAAAGTAGTTTAGTATTATTTTTCTTCAAATAAAAATTGGACAAAGGTTAATGAGAAAATCAAAATCCATAAATCTCGAAAGACTTTTTTGGTAAACATTGTAATTTCATTAACCTATTTTTAATGTATTTTATTTTTCTATTAAGAAATTCAGGTTGATATACACCTATCATTTATCTCCCTTATCTTTACAGGGTAAATATTCAGTTTTTGATATCTACGCTATTTTTAGCAAAATATATTTACAATAAACTGAAATCGCAAAATAGTTTATACCAAAGCCTAAATGCTAAACTATAATCGTCCAATCGTTTTTCCTTTTCAAAGTCAATCATGAAAAAAGTTCTCATTTTATTACAAATTTACTTAATGATTGCTTGTCAAACTAAAACTATTGAAAAGGCCCCATGTAGCTTTGATAATAACAAAACGGTAAGTTTTAATCAGGAATTAATGCCTTTGATTAAAGCAAAATGTCTTCAATGCCATGATTCAAAAAA of the Emticicia oligotrophica DSM 17448 genome contains:
- a CDS encoding NAD(P)-binding domain-containing protein → MNLEEILIYGVGFLLCGIVMLVYLKIVSKKSKSVQNKIEKAKEEGIYEPVSLFPFIDPNACIGSGACVAACPEKDIIGIVDDRAELVNASNCVGHGACFHACPVEAISLKIGTEKRGVDLPHVNQNFETNVKGIFIAGELGGMGLIKNSVEQGKQAVDNIYASMDKNHQATYDLVIIGAGPAGISASLQAKKLGLKFLIVDQDSLGGTVFNFPRAKVVMTSPMDLPLHGKVKLFETSKTELLELWQSVTSKNDISIVENCKIKEIVKDDKNYVVVSETGTEFITNRVLLAIGRRGSPRKLNVVGEELEKVAYRLLEPELIQNKHILVVGGGDSAIENALLLAPENQVTLSYRSENFNRLKPKNLERIKEAIEQKSLRMEFSTQVQQITPNAVILKKQDELLKIPNDLVYIFAGGELPTEFLKKSGIEITKRFGYIVKSHK
- a CDS encoding cytochrome c3 family protein; its protein translation is MIQIETHTPMMLSKANFSNLNNSDWLTLIRVPLICLFFTIINISYAQLSPGKLSKAHAKLEGISNCTQCHSIGDKVSNQKCLACHKELNVRVAANKGFHVSAAIKGKECIVCHSEHHELNFDMIRFDKKTFNHKQTGFELKGAHKTKIVNCNECHKSENIVVASLKSKPKTFLGLDTKCLSCHEDYHKKTLSSDCASCHNQNEFKPATLFNHNNADFTLKGAHKTVDCASCHKTEVRNGDKFTKYSNIPFNNCSSCHKDTHKGKFGGNCEACHTEDSFTKISPTKAFNHTLTGYHLEGKHREINCKKCHEKTVGGEGGFQEFSAVKNITCITCHKDIHEGKLGQDCKSCHNEQSFLLKNKSFVGKFDHDKTDYPLEGKHEVVDCKTCHKADFTDPLPHNTCMNCHNDKHNGDFATKKDKYPDCATCHRVEGFSPSNFTIEQHNKSKFKLVGAHLAQPCFACHLSDKKWTFNNLPTACVECHQDIHAGKLEAKFYGKESCSSCHNTNNWQEVKFDHKQTAFALIGSHTKVACGECHTHKDTTPPTQIFKGVSTQCSACHQDVHGGQFKKNNQTDCARCHTPNSWKAENFNHNKTNFKLDGKHQTVSCEECHKETLKDNKEIRSYKIAKYRCVDCHL
- a CDS encoding cytochrome c3 family protein; amino-acid sequence: MCRLSFIILLFLTQTLTAFAQSPHGKNFTMDCAKCHNASGWTFNAKKTKFNHDTTGFALSGQHRNINCKTCHTTLNFKKGSPNCASCHTDLHNNTVGKDCARCHSTQNWIVSNITKLHEETSFPLTGVHATIDCKKCHQSETNVRFNPIGLECKDCHTKDFKAAVNPNHQKLNLSTDCASCHTATPNWKPAKFLEHDKFYPLTGAHATIAKDCEKCHINGNFNNTPTECVGCHKTDFNQTANPNHPKLNLSTDCASCHTTKPSWNPASFPVHDNFYPLTGAHKSIANNCVECHKGNYKNTSNDCNSCHNTAFNKTTNPNHKAIGISPDCASCHSTNPGWSPARFDSHNNFYPLTGGHTTIRCNDCHKGSYKNTPTDCNACHNTNYQKTVNPSHQAFGFSTECSSCHTTNPSWRPARFDAHNNFFPLTGAHASVSCQECHKGGNYKNTPKDCNSCHNAAYKTAKSPEHAAMGLSTDCASCHTTNPGWKPSTFNHNVFYPLTGGHAVVASNCASCHKGDVKNTPKDCNACHNDNFKRSVNPNHNTLNLSTDCASCHTTNPSWRPTSFNHNNFFPLTGGHAVIASNCASCHKGDVKSTPKDCASCHTNAFNAATNPNHAAAGFSKDCASCHTTNPGWRPSTFNHNNYYPLTGAHANIANNCTACHAGGRFKGTPTDCNSCHSNAYNGAANPNHAVSGFSRDCASCHTTNPGWRPANFNHNNFFPLTGAHTSTTCTACHIGGRFKGTPTDCNSCHSNAYNGAANPNHTVSGFSRDCASCHTTNPGWRPANFNHNNFFPLTGAHTSTTCTACHVGGRFKGTPTDCNSCHSNAYNGAANPNHTNINLSRDCASCHTTNPSWRPSTFNHNNHFPLVGAHARIASNCTQCHAGGNFSRSSCVDCHSGDYNRASPNHAASGFPTNCTQCHSQNAWKPANWNHDAMFPIYSGKHRGKWNSCTDCHTNSANYAVFSCFKCHSKTETDKEHKGKSGYIYESNACYSCHPRGDS
- a CDS encoding GW dipeptide domain-containing protein, with product MKTFNLSLVLITLWMGACKSKPKVIVEDTAKPAVSSGVETDKSVPTNIATSPTDMHQVEALEVLQANRYTYLKVKEKTDTFWIAASKFDPKIGNTYFYRGGLLKTNFESQEHKRVFDKIFLVTSIIDASAHPGGNIESANEMPETSPNTHVHNHELKDVKGAIKLNELIANKDKYKNKLVIVTGKCVKSNDGIMGKNWVHIQDGTKQNGKPCDITITTQEFVSVGDNVVFEGKIILNKDFGAGYKYDILIEEGKLK